The sequence GCGGTTGATAGGTGCCGAAATAGAAAAGTTGCAGAGCGCCCCATGCACACGGCAATATCCAGAAAAGCCAGATGCGTGATTCAGGCACGAAGAAAACACGCTCAAAGAGATTGTAAAGTGCTGCCATAGTCAGAATTTGTGGCACAGTGGCATAGCGGAAAAGAAACGCAGCAAACCAAACCCAAAAATTTTGCGACTTGACATGAAAGTCTGGATCAGTAGCTGTAGCAGGTGCGGCATGGTGCTGCTTGTGATGCTCAAGCAAGCGCCGATAAGACATGGCACCAAAAAGCCAGCAAGCACAAGCTCCAATGGCATGATTGAGCCAGCGCAAAGAGCTAACCGAGCCATGCATGGCATCATGTGCTGTGATGAACAGCCCGGTGGTCAGATAGCCTTGCACGGCAAGATGCAAGTAGCTCTGCAGTGTCGTCCAAGAAAGCGGGCTGCTGAAGAGATAAATCAGGTGAGCAAGCCACAACATGATAATGCTCAGTCCAATCAATACCCCCATGTGTTGAGATAATTTGCCTCTCAAAGAATTTTTTGCGCAAATGCGTTCCCTCTGCAGACTTAGCCTTGGCTTGATGCCGTGAATGCATACGTTTTTGACCGTAAGCTTGAAATTTAATGCTTTTGTGACTTTTATGAGATAGCGTCAGAGAAAAATTCTACGGTGCGCTGCTCTGACCAATACAAGCCGTTTGAATTAAATGACACAAAGCCAATGTGTCCGCCTGCGCGTGGTGCTTCAAACCAGATGGTGCGTAAGCGTCTTGCTTGCTCGAAAGGAAAGCAAGCAGGGGATAGAAAAGGATCGTCCATTGCATTGACAATAAGCGTGGGCACGGCAATCGCATCAAGAAACTGCGCTGAACTGCACTTGGTGTAGTAGTCTTCAGCATTTTTGAAGCCGTGAATAGGGGCGGTGTAGCAATCATCAAATTCCCAAAGCGTTTTGATGCGCTGCAAG is a genomic window of [Chlorobium] sp. 445 containing:
- a CDS encoding fatty acid desaturase gives rise to the protein MGVLIGLSIIMLWLAHLIYLFSSPLSWTTLQSYLHLAVQGYLTTGLFITAHDAMHGSVSSLRWLNHAIGACACWLFGAMSYRRLLEHHKQHHAAPATATDPDFHVKSQNFWVWFAAFLFRYATVPQILTMAALYNLFERVFFVPESRIWLFWILPCAWGALQLFYFGTYQPHKLPLTDDMHPYAARTLKRNHLWAMLSCYFFGYHWEHHHSPATPWWKLWRLKDALQKQPI